One Methanocaldococcus sp. genomic window carries:
- the porA gene encoding pyruvate synthase subunit PorA, with product MCEVKVITGTSAAAEAARLSDVDVIAAYPITPQTTCVEKLAEFVANGELDAEYVKVESEHSALSVCIGAAATGARTFTATASQGLALMHEVLFIASGMRLPIVMMIANRALSAPINIWNDHQDSISQRDTGWIQIYVEDNQETLDSIIQAYKIAENEEVLLPVMVCLDGFILTHTVEPVTIPKAERVREFLGVYEPKHAYLDPDRPITQGPVGVPDCYMETRKQVEDAIERSKKVIKDVNEEFNEWFKRKYGNGLVEAYNLENADTVLVAMGTVCGTIKEVIDKLKKEGKDVGLLRIRTFRPFPKEDIKELLKDAENIAVLDKNISLGFNKGALGIEMASILKNKKICNYIVGLGGRDIRIEDIKLIINDVEKAEDDKTAWVGLKE from the coding sequence ATGTGTGAAGTTAAAGTTATTACAGGAACATCCGCCGCTGCTGAAGCGGCAAGATTATCTGATGTCGATGTTATAGCTGCATATCCAATTACTCCCCAAACAACATGTGTTGAAAAGTTGGCTGAATTTGTGGCAAATGGAGAGTTAGATGCTGAATATGTAAAAGTAGAGAGTGAACATTCAGCATTATCTGTTTGTATTGGAGCAGCGGCAACTGGTGCAAGGACATTTACAGCAACTGCTTCTCAAGGTTTAGCATTGATGCATGAAGTTTTATTTATAGCCTCTGGGATGAGACTACCAATAGTTATGATGATCGCAAATAGAGCATTATCTGCACCAATAAACATATGGAACGATCATCAAGATTCTATATCACAGAGAGATACTGGATGGATTCAAATTTATGTAGAAGACAATCAGGAAACACTTGATAGTATTATTCAGGCATACAAAATAGCAGAGAATGAAGAAGTTTTACTCCCTGTAATGGTCTGTTTAGATGGATTTATATTAACTCATACTGTTGAGCCAGTAACAATTCCAAAGGCAGAAAGAGTTAGAGAATTTTTAGGTGTTTATGAACCAAAACATGCTTATTTAGATCCGGATAGGCCAATAACTCAAGGACCTGTAGGAGTTCCAGATTGCTATATGGAGACAAGAAAACAAGTCGAAGATGCTATTGAGAGATCTAAAAAAGTTATTAAAGATGTTAATGAAGAATTTAATGAATGGTTTAAGAGAAAGTATGGTAATGGTTTAGTTGAAGCATACAACTTAGAGAATGCAGATACTGTTTTAGTAGCAATGGGTACAGTATGTGGAACTATAAAGGAGGTCATTGATAAATTAAAAAAAGAGGGTAAGGATGTTGGATTATTAAGAATAAGGACATTTAGGCCATTTCCAAAAGAAGATATTAAAGAACTTTTAAAAGATGCTGAAAATATTGCAGTATTAGATAAAAACATTTCATTAGGATTTAACAAAGGAGCTTTGGGTATTGAGATGGCATCAATTTTAAAAAATAAAAAAATCTGCAACTATATTGTTGGTTTAGGTGGAAGAGATATAAGAATTGAAGACATAAAATTAATAATTAATGATGTAGAAAAGGCAGAGGATGATAAAACTGCCTGGGTTGGATTAAAAGAATAA
- the porB gene encoding pyruvate synthase subunit PorB has translation MQFSREELFAPGHRGCAGCGAAIVARLVLKAAGKDTICVVPTGCLEVMTTPYPETSWRVPWIHVAFENAAAVASGVESAIKALKRKRGKFANKKINVIAIGGDGGTADIGFQALSGAMERGHNILYIMYDNEAYMNTGIQRSSSTPYMAATTTTPPGSKIKGEDRPKKDVAMIMAAHGIPYVATACISYPEDFIRKIKKALSIEGPKFIQVLQPCTTGWGYPPHKTIEIGRLAVETGVFPLYEIENGEFRITYKPSKRKPVREYLKMQKRYRHLTDEDIERIQKYIDEKCKLLGL, from the coding sequence ATGCAATTTTCAAGAGAAGAATTATTTGCTCCCGGTCATAGAGGATGTGCAGGATGTGGAGCGGCAATCGTTGCAAGATTAGTATTAAAAGCCGCTGGAAAAGATACAATTTGTGTAGTTCCCACAGGATGTTTAGAGGTTATGACTACTCCATATCCTGAAACATCATGGAGAGTACCTTGGATTCATGTAGCGTTTGAAAACGCTGCAGCAGTTGCAAGTGGTGTAGAATCAGCAATAAAGGCATTGAAGAGAAAGAGAGGCAAGTTTGCTAATAAAAAAATAAATGTTATAGCAATTGGAGGGGATGGTGGAACAGCAGATATAGGTTTCCAAGCATTGAGTGGTGCTATGGAAAGAGGACATAACATTTTATATATTATGTATGATAATGAAGCATATATGAACACTGGAATACAGAGAAGTTCATCAACTCCTTATATGGCTGCTACAACTACTACACCTCCTGGTTCAAAAATTAAAGGGGAGGATAGACCTAAAAAAGATGTTGCTATGATTATGGCCGCTCATGGCATTCCATATGTAGCAACTGCCTGTATATCCTATCCAGAGGATTTTATAAGAAAGATAAAAAAGGCATTGAGTATCGAAGGGCCTAAATTTATACAGGTTTTACAACCTTGCACAACAGGTTGGGGATATCCTCCACACAAAACAATAGAAATTGGTAGATTGGCCGTAGAAACAGGAGTTTTCCCATTGTATGAAATTGAAAATGGAGAATTTAGAATTACTTACAAACCATCTAAGAGAAAGCCTGTTAGAGAGTATTTGAAGATGCAAAAAAGATATAGACACTTAACTGATGAAGATATTGAAAGAATTCAAAAATATATAGACGAAAAGTGTAAGTTGTTAGGTTTATAA
- a CDS encoding 4Fe-4S dicluster domain-containing protein, translating to MKKIMMTNYICDNCGDCVKACMEKNKVGRISIMEKDGKYIPIVCQHCASAPCKEVCPVSAIEHKDDYVYLNDEICIGCGLCALACPFGAILMEDKAYKCILCNGEEPACVKACSKRCLELIEVNDLIFAKRDKSLELFSKFYKPSQKTDNSLISKITVNAKVQP from the coding sequence ATGAAAAAGATAATGATGACAAACTATATATGTGATAACTGTGGAGATTGTGTTAAAGCATGCATGGAGAAAAATAAAGTAGGAAGAATAAGTATTATGGAAAAAGATGGAAAGTATATTCCAATAGTTTGTCAGCATTGTGCTTCAGCCCCTTGTAAAGAAGTTTGTCCAGTTTCTGCTATTGAGCATAAAGATGATTATGTGTATTTAAACGATGAAATTTGCATAGGCTGTGGCTTATGTGCCTTAGCTTGTCCTTTCGGTGCTATATTAATGGAAGATAAAGCATATAAATGTATTTTGTGTAATGGAGAGGAACCAGCATGTGTTAAAGCCTGTTCAAAGAGATGCTTAGAACTTATAGAAGTAAATGATTTAATATTTGCTAAGAGAGATAAAAGTTTAGAATTGTTTAGTAAATTTTACAAACCCTCTCAAAAAACAGATAATAGTTTAATATCAAAAATTACAGTAAATGCTAAGGTTCAGCCATAA
- a CDS encoding 4Fe-4S dicluster domain-containing protein gives MVIVNVGSCIGCRRCERSCPINGITFEEFPIKCMHCEKNPCLYACPERAIERINNKVVVIEDKCIGCGLCALACPFGAIRIDGIAIKCNGCYKRDIEICKEVCPTEAINSIEDIIENKLYNTINKLYKLYRIYSSSIK, from the coding sequence ATGGTTATAGTTAATGTTGGCTCTTGTATAGGATGTAGAAGATGCGAAAGGAGTTGTCCAATTAATGGAATAACTTTTGAGGAATTTCCAATTAAGTGCATGCACTGCGAAAAAAATCCCTGTTTATATGCATGTCCAGAGAGGGCTATTGAAAGAATTAACAACAAGGTAGTAGTTATAGAGGATAAATGCATAGGCTGTGGCTTATGTGCCTTAGCTTGTCCTTTCGGTGCTATAAGAATTGATGGAATAGCAATAAAGTGCAATGGATGTTATAAAAGAGATATTGAAATTTGTAAAGAGGTCTGTCCAACTGAAGCTATAAATTCAATTGAAGATATAATAGAAAATAAATTATATAATACAATTAATAAACTATATAAATTATATCGTATTTATAGTAGTAGTATAAAATAA